The following coding sequences are from one Streptomyces sp. NBC_00536 window:
- a CDS encoding cold-shock protein, with protein sequence MASGTVKWFNAEKGFGFIEQDGGGPDVFAHYSNINAQGFRELQEGQKVTFDVTQGQKGPQAENIIPA encoded by the coding sequence ATGGCCAGCGGAACAGTGAAGTGGTTCAACGCGGAAAAGGGCTTCGGTTTCATCGAGCAGGATGGCGGCGGCCCTGACGTCTTCGCCCACTACTCCAACATCAACGCCCAGGGGTTCCGCGAACTCCAAGAAGGCCAGAAGGTGACCTTCGACGTCACCCAGGGCCAGAAGGGCCCGCAGGCGGAGAACATCATCCCCGCCTGA
- a CDS encoding IS3 family transposase (programmed frameshift) yields MPKPYPEEFRQDVVRVARNRGPGVTVEQVAADFGVHAMTLWKWMRRADIDDGAKPGTTSQESAELREARRRIKLLEQENEVLRRAAAYLSQANLPKRIYPLVKELAVDGVPVTVTCRVLKLARAPYYRWLERPVTDAEVERAARANALFDAHREDPEFGYRFLADEARRAGSGMADRTAWRICRDNRWWSVFGKKRGRNKKAGPPVHDDLVRRDFTATGPNRLWLTDITEHTTGEGKLYLCAIKDVFSKRIVGYSIDTRMKSRLAVAALDNAVARREHVAGCILHSDRGSQFRSRKFVRALDRHRMAGSIGRVGAAGDNAAMESFFSLLQKNVLDRRTWTTHQELRIAIVTWIERTYHRRRRQAALGRLTPVEFETVMTTPALQAA; encoded by the exons GTGCCCAAGCCTTATCCGGAAGAGTTCCGTCAGGATGTCGTGCGGGTCGCGAGGAACCGCGGCCCGGGCGTGACGGTCGAGCAAGTGGCCGCCGACTTCGGAGTCCATGCGATGACGCTGTGGAAGTGGATGCGCCGGGCGGACATCGACGACGGGGCCAAGCCCGGAACAACCAGCCAGGAGAGCGCGGAGCTGCGCGAAGCGCGTCGGCGCATCAAGCTGCTGGAGCAGGAGAACGAGGTCTTGCGCCGGGCCGCGGCCTACCTGTCCCAGGCGAACCTTCCG AAAAGGATCTACCCGCTCGTGAAAGAGCTGGCCGTGGACGGGGTGCCCGTCACGGTGACGTGCCGGGTCCTCAAGCTCGCCAGAGCGCCCTACTACCGGTGGCTGGAGCGGCCGGTGACCGATGCCGAGGTCGAGCGGGCCGCTCGCGCGAACGCGTTGTTCGACGCCCACCGTGAGGACCCGGAGTTCGGCTACCGCTTCCTGGCCGACGAGGCCCGCCGCGCGGGATCCGGCATGGCCGACCGGACCGCGTGGCGGATCTGCCGGGACAACCGCTGGTGGAGCGTGTTCGGCAAGAAGCGTGGCAGGAACAAGAAGGCCGGCCCACCGGTGCACGACGATCTCGTTCGCCGCGACTTCACCGCGACCGGCCCGAACCGGCTGTGGCTCACCGACATCACCGAACACACCACCGGCGAGGGGAAGCTGTATCTCTGCGCGATCAAGGACGTCTTCAGCAAGCGGATCGTGGGCTACTCCATCGACACGCGCATGAAGTCCCGCCTGGCCGTCGCCGCCCTGGACAACGCCGTGGCCCGGCGTGAACACGTCGCCGGATGCATCCTGCACAGCGACCGCGGATCGCAGTTCCGGTCCCGGAAATTCGTCCGGGCGCTCGACCGGCACCGCATGGCCGGATCGATAGGGAGGGTCGGGGCGGCCGGCGACAACGCGGCCATGGAGTCCTTCTTCAGCCTGCTGCAGAAGAACGTCCTCGACCGCCGGACGTGGACCACCCACCAGGAACTGCGGATCGCGATCGTCACCTGGATCGAGAGGACCTACCACCGCCGCCGCAGACAAGCCGCACTCGGCCGGCTGACCCCCGTCGAATTCGAGACCGTCATGACGACACCGGCCCTCCAGGCCGCGTAA
- a CDS encoding RICIN domain-containing protein encodes MNLKNGARRCGFVAAAVLSSAALVCVQVAQASTVRDEKSRSVSRVGSQGSERLASRVLSLVPYMATGRCLESPGSDTANGTPVDILDCNGGNNQKWKFDPGWPSSAVLQVGISKCLDVNGGVLAPGARVVIADCNNLESQIWAMQTDGTIHAAVSGLCLGLMNSSGSGSGVRIWTCDGSNWQKWEAK; translated from the coding sequence ATGAACCTCAAGAACGGTGCCAGAAGGTGCGGGTTCGTAGCAGCGGCCGTGCTCAGTTCAGCCGCGCTGGTCTGCGTGCAAGTCGCTCAGGCATCTACGGTCAGAGACGAGAAGAGCCGCAGCGTCAGCCGCGTTGGATCTCAGGGCTCGGAGAGGCTTGCGAGTCGGGTCCTCTCACTGGTGCCCTATATGGCCACGGGACGGTGTCTGGAATCCCCTGGATCCGACACGGCCAACGGAACCCCGGTGGACATCTTGGACTGCAACGGCGGGAACAATCAAAAATGGAAGTTCGATCCGGGTTGGCCTAGTTCAGCAGTTCTTCAGGTCGGAATCTCCAAGTGTCTGGACGTGAATGGAGGCGTCCTGGCCCCGGGGGCACGGGTCGTCATCGCGGACTGCAACAACTTGGAGAGCCAAATCTGGGCAATGCAAACGGACGGAACGATCCACGCGGCGGTCTCGGGCCTGTGCCTGGGCTTGATGAACAGCAGCGGCAGCGGCAGCGGGGTTCGAATCTGGACCTGCGACGGATCGAACTGGCAGAAATGGGAGGCCAAGTGA
- a CDS encoding transposase, whose translation MDAELWALIEPVLPPWPERSPGPRPVDDRRCLQGILYVLYCNIGWQQLPLELGFGSDQTCWRRLGRWHEAGVFDALHHLLLAELNVAGELDWTRVCVDTSHVRAKKGGEATGPSPVDHRKTGSKHHLICDGKAPRSR comes from the coding sequence GTGGATGCCGAGTTGTGGGCGCTGATCGAGCCGGTCCTGCCGCCGTGGCCAGAGCGGTCGCCGGGCCCTCGGCCAGTGGATGACCGACGGTGTCTGCAGGGCATCTTGTACGTGCTGTACTGCAACATCGGCTGGCAGCAGCTGCCGTTGGAACTCGGTTTTGGCTCCGACCAGACCTGCTGGCGCAGGCTCGGCCGCTGGCACGAGGCCGGCGTCTTCGACGCGTTGCACCACCTTCTACTGGCCGAGCTGAATGTGGCCGGAGAGCTGGACTGGACACGCGTCTGCGTGGATACCTCCCATGTGCGGGCGAAAAAAGGGGGCGAGGCGACGGGTCCCTCGCCGGTCGACCACCGCAAGACCGGCAGCAAACACCACCTGATCTGCGACGGCAAGGCACCCCGTTCAAGGTGA
- a CDS encoding profilin, producing the protein MSSWQTLVDDLVASGKVRGAAIISAADGAVWANTPTLVLKAGEGAALVALYKNPTLVFSSGVTVCGVTYQGNKGDERSIRGARSTAGVGLAHTGQAIVIGCYTAGQIPGEAYNRVEVTADYLIENGY; encoded by the coding sequence ATGTCCTCCTGGCAAACGCTCGTCGATGACCTCGTAGCGTCCGGCAAGGTACGGGGAGCAGCCATCATCAGCGCCGCGGACGGGGCGGTCTGGGCCAACACCCCCACGCTCGTCCTCAAGGCCGGCGAGGGTGCGGCCCTCGTCGCCCTCTACAAGAACCCCACCCTGGTCTTCAGCTCTGGCGTCACCGTCTGCGGGGTGACGTACCAGGGCAACAAGGGCGACGAACGGTCCATCCGGGGTGCGAGGAGCACCGCTGGCGTCGGGCTGGCCCACACCGGACAGGCCATCGTCATCGGCTGCTACACCGCGGGCCAGATACCTGGCGAAGCCTATAACCGTGTGGAAGTCACCGCCGACTACCTGATCGAGAACGGCTACTGA
- the ltrA gene encoding group II intron reverse transcriptase/maturase produces MNTDELEAVTYGAERRVLEIQTKLHRWARDDPHRRFDDLFNLCADPAFLLVAWDQVRGNKGAKTAGVDGRTAASIAERTGVEEFLGRLRESIKNRSFRPLPVRERMIPKAGGKLRRLGIATIADRVVQASLKLVLEPIFEADFLPCSYGFRPNRRAHDAVAEVRFFTSKSYEWIVEGDIKACFDEISHSALMDRVRKRVGDKRVLILVKAFLKSGILGEDRVLRETTAGTPQGSILSPLMSNVALSVLDEHIAQSPGGPRSTPWARTKRLRQGLPNYRLTRYADDWCLMIKGTKDDAESLREEIAEVLSTMGLRLSVEKTLITHIDEGLDFLGWRIQRHRKRGSSRSYVYTYPSRKALTAAMGKVKAVRRRTATGLPLDELLIQINRMLFGWCMYFRPGVSSATFQYLSSYTWSQVMKWLRRKHLRINRKDLRRLYCGGGWWPAGEERTLFDPGKVRTTRYRYRGTVIPSPWPTIG; encoded by the coding sequence GTGAATACCGACGAACTTGAGGCCGTCACCTATGGGGCGGAGCGACGGGTACTGGAGATCCAGACCAAGCTGCACCGTTGGGCCCGCGATGATCCTCATCGCAGGTTCGATGACCTGTTCAACCTCTGTGCCGATCCCGCGTTCCTGCTGGTCGCGTGGGATCAGGTGCGGGGTAACAAGGGTGCGAAGACCGCCGGGGTGGATGGCCGCACCGCGGCGTCCATCGCGGAGCGGACGGGCGTCGAGGAGTTCCTCGGCAGACTGCGGGAGAGCATCAAGAACCGTAGTTTCCGTCCGCTGCCGGTGCGGGAGCGGATGATCCCCAAGGCGGGCGGCAAGTTGCGCCGTCTGGGGATCGCCACGATCGCGGACCGGGTGGTGCAGGCATCCTTGAAGCTGGTGCTGGAGCCAATTTTCGAGGCGGATTTCCTGCCGTGTTCCTACGGGTTCCGTCCGAACCGCCGGGCTCATGACGCGGTGGCCGAGGTGCGGTTCTTCACGTCCAAGTCGTATGAGTGGATCGTGGAGGGCGACATCAAGGCCTGCTTCGACGAGATTTCACACTCCGCTCTGATGGACCGGGTGCGCAAGCGCGTCGGAGACAAACGTGTCCTGATCTTGGTGAAGGCATTCTTGAAGTCGGGCATCCTCGGTGAGGACCGTGTACTTCGAGAGACCACCGCCGGTACCCCACAGGGTTCGATTCTCTCGCCGTTGATGAGCAACGTGGCGCTGTCGGTCCTGGACGAGCACATCGCCCAGTCTCCGGGAGGCCCGAGGTCCACGCCTTGGGCGCGGACCAAGCGGCTTCGTCAAGGTCTCCCCAACTACCGGCTGACCCGGTACGCGGACGACTGGTGCCTAATGATCAAGGGCACCAAGGACGACGCCGAGTCTCTGCGCGAGGAGATCGCGGAGGTATTGTCCACGATGGGCTTGCGCCTGTCCGTGGAGAAGACCCTGATCACCCACATCGACGAGGGACTGGACTTCCTCGGGTGGCGCATCCAGCGCCACCGCAAACGAGGTTCCAGTCGCAGCTACGTCTACACCTACCCCTCGCGCAAGGCCCTGACGGCCGCGATGGGCAAGGTCAAGGCGGTACGCCGCAGAACGGCCACCGGCCTGCCACTGGACGAACTGCTCATCCAGATCAACCGGATGCTGTTCGGCTGGTGCATGTACTTCCGCCCCGGGGTGTCCAGCGCGACCTTCCAGTACCTGAGCTCGTACACGTGGAGCCAGGTCATGAAGTGGCTGCGTCGCAAACACCTCCGGATCAACAGGAAGGATCTCCGCCGTCTTTACTGCGGCGGGGGATGGTGGCCGGCAGGGGAGGAACGGACACTGTTCGATCCCGGCAAGGTACGCACGACGCGCTACCGATACCGGGGAACGGTCATCCCTTCCCCCTGGCCGACCATCGGATGA
- a CDS encoding YVTN family beta-propeller repeat protein, with the protein MLTLVMMLGLGGALTGAGPALAAAGERLYVVDHIGQDVKVLDAATHAVLNTIPVTGYPESIAVSPNGTRAYVTSINDNDVAVIDTTSNSVLTTIPVGGGPDPLTISADGSRLYVVNQNDGTVSVVATATNTVTATLTGLSTPWWPALSPDDTRLYVSNVGDNTVKIFDTATNTLVSTLTGFNGPIDVGFSPNGATAYVANNGNNTLAVVNTATGTITATVPVAYGPWNLAVNPAGTAVYVVSQNSGAVTVVDTATNTTAATIAVGSYPQNLAFSLDGATAYTSNLGNDTVSVIDTATNTVTTTLPGFNQPYGIAFGPAPLPPAPTVTSVSPASGPTAGGTPVTITGTNLTGATAVTFGGTAATGITCTATSCTATAPAHPAGTVDVRVITPGGTSAVTAADQYTYLAPPADLDVDLSAQPHLGILVPYLTYTLTAHNTGPGAVASATLTATLPPGASATNLSAGCTTAATTVTCTYGAIPNGTSVNKTFRVPLHLLTLGPVTVTGLRTTSAPTDPNPANDAASATCTVLSIVLVTCP; encoded by the coding sequence GTGCTGACCCTGGTGATGATGCTGGGCCTGGGCGGGGCTCTGACCGGGGCCGGTCCGGCCCTGGCCGCCGCCGGGGAGCGGCTGTACGTGGTGGATCACATCGGCCAGGACGTAAAGGTGCTGGACGCGGCGACCCATGCGGTCTTGAACACCATCCCGGTGACCGGCTACCCCGAATCGATCGCGGTCTCCCCGAACGGCACGCGGGCCTACGTCACGAGCATCAACGACAATGACGTGGCCGTCATCGACACCACCAGCAACAGCGTGCTGACCACGATCCCGGTCGGTGGCGGGCCGGACCCGCTGACGATCAGCGCGGACGGCTCGCGGCTGTACGTCGTCAACCAGAACGACGGCACGGTCTCGGTCGTGGCCACCGCCACCAACACCGTCACCGCGACGCTGACCGGGCTGAGCACCCCATGGTGGCCGGCGCTCAGCCCGGACGACACCCGCCTGTACGTCTCCAATGTCGGCGACAACACCGTGAAGATATTCGACACCGCCACCAACACCCTGGTCTCCACCCTCACCGGGTTCAACGGACCGATCGACGTCGGATTCAGCCCCAACGGCGCCACGGCCTACGTCGCGAACAACGGCAACAACACCCTGGCCGTCGTGAACACCGCCACCGGCACGATCACCGCGACCGTCCCGGTCGCTTACGGACCCTGGAATCTGGCCGTCAACCCGGCCGGCACGGCGGTGTACGTCGTGAGCCAGAACAGCGGCGCCGTCACGGTCGTCGACACCGCCACCAACACCACTGCCGCCACCATCGCCGTCGGCAGCTACCCGCAGAACCTGGCGTTCTCCCTGGACGGCGCCACCGCCTACACCAGCAACCTCGGCAACGACACGGTGTCGGTCATCGACACCGCCACCAACACCGTCACCACGACCCTTCCCGGCTTCAACCAGCCCTACGGGATCGCGTTCGGCCCCGCCCCGCTGCCGCCGGCCCCGACGGTGACATCGGTCAGCCCGGCCTCCGGCCCGACCGCAGGCGGCACCCCCGTCACGATCACCGGCACGAACCTGACCGGGGCCACGGCGGTCACCTTCGGCGGCACGGCCGCCACCGGCATCACCTGCACTGCGACCTCCTGCACCGCCACCGCCCCCGCCCACCCGGCCGGGACCGTTGATGTGCGCGTCATCACCCCGGGCGGTACCAGCGCCGTCACAGCAGCCGACCAGTACACCTACCTGGCGCCGCCCGCCGACCTCGATGTCGACCTGAGCGCACAGCCGCACCTGGGCATCCTGGTGCCCTACCTGACCTACACCCTGACCGCCCACAACACCGGCCCCGGCGCCGTCGCCTCCGCGACCCTGACCGCCACCCTGCCGCCAGGCGCCTCCGCCACCAACCTGTCCGCCGGCTGCACCACTGCCGCCACCACCGTCACCTGTACCTACGGCGCCATCCCCAACGGTACGAGCGTGAACAAGACGTTCCGCGTCCCGCTGCACCTGCTGACCCTGGGCCCGGTCACGGTCACCGGCCTGCGCACCACCTCCGCACCCACCGACCCCAACCCCGCCAACGACGCCGCGAGCGCGACCTGCACCGTCCTCTCCATCGTCCTGGTCACCTGCCCCTGA